A genomic segment from Antedon mediterranea chromosome 6, ecAntMedi1.1, whole genome shotgun sequence encodes:
- the LOC140052729 gene encoding sushi, von Willebrand factor type A, EGF and pentraxin domain-containing protein 1-like: MKFRIYILVTLLSLVESFLSRSGTSSFELVSRFKNANQSSTHGPGVANRAVDGGTNGNYFAHSCSHTLHGRKNPWWYVDLGSSTTISKIVIYNRDDCCGDRLDGAVVSVGNDNVSPFRGNSQCGSTIRSSSLYSRRIELRCQSEGQYVSVYVPGTDALSLCELEAYTDIQAPEVLCPSDIEISSDVNQNVHPVRWQPPIVIDNTARVAICSKPSGSLFEVGFTKITCSATDPSGNEGNCSFVVNVKDVKEPTLTCPEHITVNNDVDQSENPVTWNKPTVIDNVHKDISATTCTHASGSIFDVGSTIVTCSATDRTGNVGSCSFVVHVIAQIFLSDIPTVMCPHSISACSDKSLQPVTWNNPTVVDAVDIDLVATCIPSSGDLFARGSTQVICSVTNSFGNKGNCSFLVDVTSPKAPQALTQDDNASDVTRGYLIAAVAVLSVMVLILVLTNIIIARYYKRKCDSLAGGIIMKMEDNNASFN; encoded by the exons ATGAAGTTTAGAATATATATTCTTGTAACTTTATTGTCTCTGGTTGAGTCTTTCTTATCCAGAAGCGGCACAAGTTCTTTCG AGCTGGTTTCACGatttaaaaatgcaaatcaGAGTTCAACGCATGGACCGGGTGTTGCAAATCGAGCAGTTGATGGCGGTACAAATGGAAACTATTTTGCTCATTCTTGTTCTCATACAT TACATGGACGGAAAAACCCGTGGTGGTATGTTGATCTCGGATCATCGACAACTATTTCAAAGATTGTCATATATAACAGAGATGACTGTTGTG GAGACCGGTTAGATGGAGCCGTTGTGAGTGTAGGCAATGACAATGTTTCACCTTTTAGAGGAAATTCCCAATGTGGATCCACAATACGTAGCAGCTCATTGTACAGCCGTCGCATAGAACTACGGTGCCAATCAGAAGGCCAGTACGTTAGTGTGTATGTACCAGGAACGGATGCCCTGTCTCTTTGTGAACTAGAAGCATACACAG ACATACAGGCTCCTGAGGTCTTGTGTCCAAGTGATATTGAGATAAGTTCTGATGTCAATCAGAATGTGCATCCTGTTAGGTGGCAACCTCCTATTGTTATTGACAACACCGCCCGTGTAGCCATTTGCTCAAAGCCATCTGGTTCCTTATTTGAAGTTGGGTTCACCAAGATTACTTGTTCTGCAACTGACCCAAGTGGAAATGAAGGCAATTGTTCGTTTGTAGTTAATGTCAAAG ATGTCAAAGAGCCTACTCTCACTTGTCCCGAACACATTACCGTGAACAATGACGTTGACCAGTCTGAAAATCCTGTAACTTGGAATAAACCCACAGTAATTGACAACGTACATAAAGATATATCAGCAACGACGTGTACACATGCATCGGGATCGATCTTTGATGTTGGTTCAACTATTGTCACGTGTTCAGCAACAGACCGTACTGGGAATGTAGGAAGTTGTTCATTTGTTGTCCATGTCATAGCTCAGATATTCCTGTCAG ATATACCTACCGTTATGTGTCCTCACAGCATCTCAGCGTGCTCGGATAAATCTTTGCAACCTGTGACATGGAACAATCCAACGGTGGTGGACGCCGTTGATATCGATTTAGTCGCAACCTGCATACCTTCATCTGGCGATCTCTTTGCACGTGGGTCAACACAGGTGATATGTTCAGTGACCAATTCATTTGGAAACAAAGGCAACTGTTCATTTTTAGTTGATGTTACAAGTCCCAAAGCACCACAGG CTTTAACACAAGATGATAATGCGTCTGACGTCACACGTGGCTACCTGATAGCAGCCGTTGCCGTTCTTAGTGTCATGGTATTAATCTTGGTATTAACAAACATCATCATAGCAAG ataCTATAAACGCAAGTGTGACAGCTTAGCTGGAGGAATTATAATGAAAATGGAGGATAACAACGCTTCTTTTAATTAA
- the LOC140052730 gene encoding caveolin-1-like codes for MDFKRTEEGPIYEQACLHYNTPTIMSNGEKIDSEIGRRLSQHDLTVPYTEDTGPKKHNQNVMATMTERDPYQVNDDVRVGFDDVFAEPDGMHSFDFVWEYSFLTFSSSKLWCYKIITAVCSLPFSLCWGIQFAFLTFCHIWYVMPCLKMWVVSLDWVGKSWSHCVRTFADPVFESAGRFLGNIRVSTSSPTE; via the exons ATGGATTTTAAACGTACGGAGGAAGGACCTATCTACGAACAAGCATGTCTTCATTATAATACG cCAACAATTATGTCAAACGGTGAAAAGATTGATTCCGAAATTGGGCGAAGACTATCACAACATGACTTAACTGTTCCGTACACGGAAGATACGGGCCCAAAGAAGCACAACCAAAACGTGATGGCAACCATGACAGAGAGAGATCCCTATCAAGTTAATGACGACGTTCGA GTGGGATTTGATGACGTATTTGCCGAACCAGATGGCATGCACTCATTTGATTTTGTGTGGGAATATAGTTTCTTGACATTTTCCTCGTCAAAACTTTGGTGTTATAAGATAATAACAGCCGTATGCAGTTTACCGTTTTCATTGTGTTGGG GAATTCAATTTGCATTTTTAACGTTTTGTCACATTTGGTATGTAATGCCTTGTCTTAAGATGTGGGTAGTTTCTCTTGACTGGGTAGGCAAGAGTTGGTCACACTGTGTAAGGACATTTGCTGACCCCGTATTTGAATCAGCTGGCCGATTTCTGGGAAACATTCGAGTATCAACAAGTAGTCCTACAGAATAA